From one Paramormyrops kingsleyae isolate MSU_618 chromosome 1, PKINGS_0.4, whole genome shotgun sequence genomic stretch:
- the atp2b1a gene encoding plasma membrane calcium-transporting ATPase 1 isoform X2 — MAKNSYSGVKNHEANHDGDFGCSLKELRSLMELRGAEALHKLQESYSDVQGLCNRLKSSPIEGLSGHPADIDKRKEIFGMNLIPPKKPKTFLQLVWEALQDVTLIILEVAAIVSLGLSFYRPPDEERDHCGTAAGGVEDEGEAEAGWIEGAAILLSVICVVLVTAFNDWSKEKQFRGLQSRIEQEQKFTVVRGGQVIQIPVAEIVVGDIAQIKYGDLLPADGVLIQGSDLKIDESSLTGESDHVKKTQDKDPMLLSGTHVMEGSGKMVVTAVGVNSQSGIIFTLLGAGEDEDEEEEKEEKKEKKKSKKQDGSIENRKKAKPQDGAAMEMQPLNSEDAAELEEKRKANMPKKEKSVLQGKLTKLAVQIGKAGLVMSAITVIILVVLFVVNTFWFQGLPWVKDCTPIYIQYFVKFFIIGVTVLVVAVPEGLPLAVTISLAYSVKKMMKDNNLVRHLDACETMGNATAICSDKTGTLTMNRMTVVQAYLADKHYRRVPEPELIPASIMDLLILGISVNCAYTTKIMSPEKEGGLPRQVGNKTECALLGFVLDLKKDYQAIRNEIPEEKLYKVYTFNSVRKSMSTVLKNADGSFRMFSKGASEILLKKCCKIMTASGEPKVFRPRDRDDMVKKVIEPMASEGLRTICLAYRDFPASEGEPEWENETDILTSLTCICVVGIEDPVRLEVPDAIKKCQRAGITVRMVTGDNINTARAIAVKCGILQPGDDFLCLEGKDFNRRIRNEKGEIEQERIDKLWPKLRVLARSSPTDKHTLVKGIIDSTVAEQRQVVAVTGDGTNDGPALKKADVGFAMGIAGTDVAKEASDIILTDDNFSSIVKAVMWGRNVYDSISKFLQFQLTVNVVAVIVAFTGACITQDSPLKAVQMLWVNLIMDTFASLALATEPPTESLLLRKPYGRNKPLISRTMMKNILGHAVYQLTIIFTLLFAGEQIFDIDSGRNAPLHAPPSEHYTIVFNTFVMMQLFNEINARKIHGERNVFDGIFNNLIFCSIVLGTFIIQIVIIQFGGKPFSCVGLSIDQWLWCVFLGMGCLLWGQVISTIPTSRLKFLKTAGHGTQKEEIPDEELEDMDDLDEIDHAERELRHGQILWFRGLNRIQTQIRVVNAFRSSLSPYEGLEKPESRSSIHNFMTHPEFRIEDSEPHIPLIDDTDAEDDAPTKRNSSLPRNSPPHNSSPPHDSTLHNSSPHDSAPRDQTPHDSTPHDSAAHNLSPHDSAPQNSALHDASPHDSTLRDSAAHKSSLHDSAPHNSSPHNSVPPSPSSPNKNNNAVDTSGIHLFLDIKCVPAAAPGSRLHSLETSL; from the exons ATGGCGAAGAACTCATACAGTGGGGTGAAAAATCATGAAGCCAACCATGATGGGGACTTTGGATGCTCTCTCAAGGAGCTACGCTCCCTCATGGAACTGCGTGGGGCAGAGGCGCTCCATAAATTGCAGGAATCTTACAGTGACGTCCAAGGCCTCTGTAACAGATTGAAATCGTCACCAATAGAAG gTTTGAGTGGACACCCTGCAGACATCGACAAGAGAAAAGAAATATTTGGAATGAACTTAATACCTCCAAAAAAGCCAAAAACCTTCCTTCAGTTAGTGTGGGAGGCATTGCAGGACGTAACGCTCATTATTCTTGAAGTGGCAGCCATAGTTTCTTTAGGCCTTTCTTTTTATAGACCTCCAGATGAGGAAAGAGACC ACTGCGGCACGGCGGCAGGTGGTGTGGAGGATGAGGGTGAGGCTGAGGCGGGATGGATTGAGGGAGCAGCCATCCTTCTGTCCGTCATCTGTGTGGTGCTGGTGACTGCCTTCAACGACTGGAGCAAGGAGAAGCAGTTCCGGGGCCTCCAGAGCCGCATCGAACAAGAGCAGAAGTTCACTGTTGTCAGGGGGGGACAAGTCATCCAGATCCCAGTGGCTGAGATCGTCGTAGGGGACATTGCACAAATCAAATATG GTGACCTCCTGCCTGCAGATGGTGTGCTGATCCAGGGAAGTGATCTCAAAATTGACGAGAGCTCTCTGACGGGGGAATCGGACCATGTGAAGAAGACGCAGGACAAGGACCCCATGCTGTTGTCTG GAACCCATGTCATGGAGGGTTCTGGCAAGATGGTGGTCACCGCGGTGGGGGTCAACTCTCAATCtggaatcattttcacattgCTCGGGGCTGGAGAGGACgaagatgaggaggaagagaaagaagaaaaaaaggagaagaagaaaA GCAAAAAGCAGGATGGCTCCATTGAGAACCGCAAAAAAG CTAAACCTCAGGATGGAGCAGCCATGGAGATGCAGCCACTCAACAGCGAGGATGCGGCCGAGTTGGAGGAGAAGCGGAAAGCCAACATGCCCAAGAAGGAGAAATCTGTCCTTCAGGGGAAGCTGACAAAACTAGCAGTGCAGATTGGGAAAGCAG GTCTCGTGATGTCAGCCATCACCGTCATCATTCTGGTGGTCCTCTTTGTCGTCAATACCTTCTGGTTCCAAGGCCTGCCTTGGGTCAAGGACTGCACTCCCATCTATATCCAGTATTTCGTCAAATTCTTCATCATTGGTGTCACAGTGCTGGTTGTGGCTGTTCCGGAGGGTCTTCCTCTCGCTGTCACCATTTCTCTGGCCTACTCTGTCAAA AAAATGATGAAGGATAACAATTTAGTGAGACACCTGGATGCCTGTGAAACCATGGGCAACGCGACTGCCATCTGCTCCGATAAGACAGGCACCCTAACCATGAACAGGATGACCGTTGTTCAGGCCTACCTGGCTGATAAACATTACAGGAGGGTTCCCGAACCTGAGCTCATCCCTGCAAGCATCATGGACCTGCTCATCCTGGGCATCAGTGTCAATTGTGCATACACCACCAAAATCATG TCTCCTGAAAAGGAAGGTGGTTTGCCTCGTCAAGTGGGCAACAAGACAGAATGTGCCTTGCTGGGCTTCGTCCTGGATTTAAAAAAGGACTACCAAGCAATCCGCAACGAGATCCCAGAGGAGAAGCTCTACAAGGTCTACACTTTCAATTCCGTCAGGAAATCCATGAGCACCGTGCTGAAGAATGCTGATGGCAGCTTCAGGATGTTCAGCAAAGGAGCTTCTGAAATTCTCCTGAAGAA GTGCTGTAAAATCATGACTGCGAGTGGTGAGCCAAAGGTGTTCCGGCCCAGGGACCGGGACGACATGGTGAAGAAAGTGATTGAACCCATGGCTTCTGAGGGCCTGAGGACCATCTGCCTGGCCTACAGGGACTTCCCTGCATCTGAGGGGGAGCCTGAATGGGAAAATGAAACGGACATCCTCACCAGCCTCACCTGCATCTGCGTGGTGGGCATCGAGGACCCCGTTCGGCTGGAG GTCCCTGACGCCATTAAGAAGTGCCAGCGTGCTGGAATCACAGTGCGCATGGTCACCGGGGACAACATCAACACCGCCAGAGCCATCGCCGTCAAGTGTGGCATCCTCCAGCCTGGAGACGACTTCCTGTGCCTGGAGGGCAAGGACTTCAACAGGCGGATACGCAACGAGAAGGGAGAG ATTGAGCAAGAGCGTATCGATAAGCTATGGCCTAAACTCCGGGTGCTGGCGAGATCCTCCCCTACCGACAAACACACACTTGTCAAAG GTATAATCGATAGCACTGTAGCTGAGCAAAGACAGGTCGTCGCCGTAACGGGGGACGGCACTAACGACGGCCCCGCCTTGAAGAAAGCTGACGTTGGCTTTGCAATG GGCATCGCTGGTACTGATGTAGCCAAAGAAGCCTCTGACATCATCCTGACGGATGACAACTTCAGCAGCATTGTGAAAGCTGTCATGTGGGGGAGGAATGTGTACGACAGCATCTCTAAGTTCCTGCAGTTCCAGCTGACCGTCAACGTGGTGGCCGTCATTGTTGCCTTCACCGGGGCATGCATCACACAG GACTCTCCCCTGAAGGCAGTCCAGATGCTGTGGGTGAACCTAATCATGGATACCTTTGCCTCATTGGCCCTGGCCACTGAGCCTCCCACCGAATCCCTGCTGCTCAGGAAGCCTTACGGACGCAACAAGCCGCTCATCTCCCGCACCATGATGAAGAACATACTGGGCCACGCCGTCTACCAGCTTACCATCATCTTCACATTACTGTTTGCTG GTGAGCAGATTTTTGACATTGACAGCGGCCGTAACGCCCCCCTGCACGCGCCCCCGTCTGAACACTACACCATAGTCTTCAACACCTTCGTCATGATGCAGCTGTTCAATGAGATAAATGCCCGCAAGATCCACGGCGAGAGGAATGTCTTTGATGGCATCTTTAACAACCTCATCTTCTGCTCAATCGTGCTGGGAACGTTCATCATCCAG ATCGTCATCATCCAGTTTGGGGGGAAGCCCTTCAGCTGCGTGGGACTGTCCATCGACCAGTGGCTCTGGTGTGTCTTCCTAGGGATGGGCTGTCTGCTCTGGGGCCAG GTCATCTCCACCATCCCCACGAGCCGCCTCAAGTTCCTGAAGACGGCGGGCCACGGCACGCAGAAGGAGGAGATCCCggatgaggagctggaggacATGGACGACCTGGACGAGATTGACCATGCGGAGCGGGAGCTGCGGCATGGCCAGATCCTCTGGTTCAGGGGCCTCAACCGGATCCAGACTCAG ATCCGGGTGGTGAACGCCTTCCGCAGCTCCCTGTCACCGTATGAGGGGCTGGAGAAGCCGGAATCCCGGAGCTCCATCCACAACTTCATGACCCACCCGGAGTTCCGGATTGAGGACTCGGAACCTCACATTCCCCTGATCGATGACACTGACGCCGAGGATGACGCCCCCACAAAGCGCAACTCCTCATTGCCACGCAACTCGCCTCCGCACAACTCATCACCGCCACACGATTCGACCCTGCACAACTCATCCCCGCATGACTCAGCCCCCCGTGATCAAACCCCTCATGACTCAACCCCGCATGATTCAGCTGCTCACAATTTGTCCCCGCACGACTCAGCCCCACAGAACTCAGCCCTGCATGATGCATCCCCTCATGATTCAACCCTGCGTGACTCGGCTGCTCACAAGTCATCCCTGCACGACTCGGCCCCACACAATTCATCCCCACACAACTCCGTGCCCCCTTCTCCTTCCTCACCTAACAAGAACAATAACGCTGTGGACACCAGTGGCATCCACCTCTTCCTGGACATCAAATGTGTCCCTGCAGCAGCTCCGGGGAGCCGCCTGCACAGCCTGGAGACGTCCCTCTGA
- the atp2b1a gene encoding plasma membrane calcium-transporting ATPase 1 isoform X1, whose amino-acid sequence MAKNSYSGVKNHEANHDGDFGCSLKELRSLMELRGAEALHKLQESYSDVQGLCNRLKSSPIEGLSGHPADIDKRKEIFGMNLIPPKKPKTFLQLVWEALQDVTLIILEVAAIVSLGLSFYRPPDEERDHCGTAAGGVEDEGEAEAGWIEGAAILLSVICVVLVTAFNDWSKEKQFRGLQSRIEQEQKFTVVRGGQVIQIPVAEIVVGDIAQIKYGDLLPADGVLIQGSDLKIDESSLTGESDHVKKTQDKDPMLLSGTHVMEGSGKMVVTAVGVNSQSGIIFTLLGAGEDEDEEEEKEEKKEKKKSKKQDGSIENRKKAKPQDGAAMEMQPLNSEDAAELEEKRKANMPKKEKSVLQGKLTKLAVQIGKAGLVMSAITVIILVVLFVVNTFWFQGLPWVKDCTPIYIQYFVKFFIIGVTVLVVAVPEGLPLAVTISLAYSVKKMMKDNNLVRHLDACETMGNATAICSDKTGTLTMNRMTVVQAYLADKHYRRVPEPELIPASIMDLLILGISVNCAYTTKIMSPEKEGGLPRQVGNKTECALLGFVLDLKKDYQAIRNEIPEEKLYKVYTFNSVRKSMSTVLKNADGSFRMFSKGASEILLKKCCKIMTASGEPKVFRPRDRDDMVKKVIEPMASEGLRTICLAYRDFPASEGEPEWENETDILTSLTCICVVGIEDPVRLEVPDAIKKCQRAGITVRMVTGDNINTARAIAVKCGILQPGDDFLCLEGKDFNRRIRNEKGEIEQERIDKLWPKLRVLARSSPTDKHTLVKGIIDSTVAEQRQVVAVTGDGTNDGPALKKADVGFAMGIAGTDVAKEASDIILTDDNFSSIVKAVMWGRNVYDSISKFLQFQLTVNVVAVIVAFTGACITQDSPLKAVQMLWVNLIMDTFASLALATEPPTESLLLRKPYGRNKPLISRTMMKNILGHAVYQLTIIFTLLFAGEQIFDIDSGRNAPLHAPPSEHYTIVFNTFVMMQLFNEINARKIHGERNVFDGIFNNLIFCSIVLGTFIIQIVIIQFGGKPFSCVGLSIDQWLWCVFLGMGCLLWGQVISTIPTSRLKFLKTAGHGTQKEEIPDEELEDMDDLDEIDHAERELRHGQILWFRGLNRIQTQMDVVSAFQSGTSFQGALRRQPSSASQQHDIRVVNAFRSSLSPYEGLEKPESRSSIHNFMTHPEFRIEDSEPHIPLIDDTDAEDDAPTKRNSSLPRNSPPHNSSPPHDSTLHNSSPHDSAPRDQTPHDSTPHDSAAHNLSPHDSAPQNSALHDASPHDSTLRDSAAHKSSLHDSAPHNSSPHNSVPPSPSSPNKNNNAVDTSGIHLFLDIKCVPAAAPGSRLHSLETSL is encoded by the exons ATGGCGAAGAACTCATACAGTGGGGTGAAAAATCATGAAGCCAACCATGATGGGGACTTTGGATGCTCTCTCAAGGAGCTACGCTCCCTCATGGAACTGCGTGGGGCAGAGGCGCTCCATAAATTGCAGGAATCTTACAGTGACGTCCAAGGCCTCTGTAACAGATTGAAATCGTCACCAATAGAAG gTTTGAGTGGACACCCTGCAGACATCGACAAGAGAAAAGAAATATTTGGAATGAACTTAATACCTCCAAAAAAGCCAAAAACCTTCCTTCAGTTAGTGTGGGAGGCATTGCAGGACGTAACGCTCATTATTCTTGAAGTGGCAGCCATAGTTTCTTTAGGCCTTTCTTTTTATAGACCTCCAGATGAGGAAAGAGACC ACTGCGGCACGGCGGCAGGTGGTGTGGAGGATGAGGGTGAGGCTGAGGCGGGATGGATTGAGGGAGCAGCCATCCTTCTGTCCGTCATCTGTGTGGTGCTGGTGACTGCCTTCAACGACTGGAGCAAGGAGAAGCAGTTCCGGGGCCTCCAGAGCCGCATCGAACAAGAGCAGAAGTTCACTGTTGTCAGGGGGGGACAAGTCATCCAGATCCCAGTGGCTGAGATCGTCGTAGGGGACATTGCACAAATCAAATATG GTGACCTCCTGCCTGCAGATGGTGTGCTGATCCAGGGAAGTGATCTCAAAATTGACGAGAGCTCTCTGACGGGGGAATCGGACCATGTGAAGAAGACGCAGGACAAGGACCCCATGCTGTTGTCTG GAACCCATGTCATGGAGGGTTCTGGCAAGATGGTGGTCACCGCGGTGGGGGTCAACTCTCAATCtggaatcattttcacattgCTCGGGGCTGGAGAGGACgaagatgaggaggaagagaaagaagaaaaaaaggagaagaagaaaA GCAAAAAGCAGGATGGCTCCATTGAGAACCGCAAAAAAG CTAAACCTCAGGATGGAGCAGCCATGGAGATGCAGCCACTCAACAGCGAGGATGCGGCCGAGTTGGAGGAGAAGCGGAAAGCCAACATGCCCAAGAAGGAGAAATCTGTCCTTCAGGGGAAGCTGACAAAACTAGCAGTGCAGATTGGGAAAGCAG GTCTCGTGATGTCAGCCATCACCGTCATCATTCTGGTGGTCCTCTTTGTCGTCAATACCTTCTGGTTCCAAGGCCTGCCTTGGGTCAAGGACTGCACTCCCATCTATATCCAGTATTTCGTCAAATTCTTCATCATTGGTGTCACAGTGCTGGTTGTGGCTGTTCCGGAGGGTCTTCCTCTCGCTGTCACCATTTCTCTGGCCTACTCTGTCAAA AAAATGATGAAGGATAACAATTTAGTGAGACACCTGGATGCCTGTGAAACCATGGGCAACGCGACTGCCATCTGCTCCGATAAGACAGGCACCCTAACCATGAACAGGATGACCGTTGTTCAGGCCTACCTGGCTGATAAACATTACAGGAGGGTTCCCGAACCTGAGCTCATCCCTGCAAGCATCATGGACCTGCTCATCCTGGGCATCAGTGTCAATTGTGCATACACCACCAAAATCATG TCTCCTGAAAAGGAAGGTGGTTTGCCTCGTCAAGTGGGCAACAAGACAGAATGTGCCTTGCTGGGCTTCGTCCTGGATTTAAAAAAGGACTACCAAGCAATCCGCAACGAGATCCCAGAGGAGAAGCTCTACAAGGTCTACACTTTCAATTCCGTCAGGAAATCCATGAGCACCGTGCTGAAGAATGCTGATGGCAGCTTCAGGATGTTCAGCAAAGGAGCTTCTGAAATTCTCCTGAAGAA GTGCTGTAAAATCATGACTGCGAGTGGTGAGCCAAAGGTGTTCCGGCCCAGGGACCGGGACGACATGGTGAAGAAAGTGATTGAACCCATGGCTTCTGAGGGCCTGAGGACCATCTGCCTGGCCTACAGGGACTTCCCTGCATCTGAGGGGGAGCCTGAATGGGAAAATGAAACGGACATCCTCACCAGCCTCACCTGCATCTGCGTGGTGGGCATCGAGGACCCCGTTCGGCTGGAG GTCCCTGACGCCATTAAGAAGTGCCAGCGTGCTGGAATCACAGTGCGCATGGTCACCGGGGACAACATCAACACCGCCAGAGCCATCGCCGTCAAGTGTGGCATCCTCCAGCCTGGAGACGACTTCCTGTGCCTGGAGGGCAAGGACTTCAACAGGCGGATACGCAACGAGAAGGGAGAG ATTGAGCAAGAGCGTATCGATAAGCTATGGCCTAAACTCCGGGTGCTGGCGAGATCCTCCCCTACCGACAAACACACACTTGTCAAAG GTATAATCGATAGCACTGTAGCTGAGCAAAGACAGGTCGTCGCCGTAACGGGGGACGGCACTAACGACGGCCCCGCCTTGAAGAAAGCTGACGTTGGCTTTGCAATG GGCATCGCTGGTACTGATGTAGCCAAAGAAGCCTCTGACATCATCCTGACGGATGACAACTTCAGCAGCATTGTGAAAGCTGTCATGTGGGGGAGGAATGTGTACGACAGCATCTCTAAGTTCCTGCAGTTCCAGCTGACCGTCAACGTGGTGGCCGTCATTGTTGCCTTCACCGGGGCATGCATCACACAG GACTCTCCCCTGAAGGCAGTCCAGATGCTGTGGGTGAACCTAATCATGGATACCTTTGCCTCATTGGCCCTGGCCACTGAGCCTCCCACCGAATCCCTGCTGCTCAGGAAGCCTTACGGACGCAACAAGCCGCTCATCTCCCGCACCATGATGAAGAACATACTGGGCCACGCCGTCTACCAGCTTACCATCATCTTCACATTACTGTTTGCTG GTGAGCAGATTTTTGACATTGACAGCGGCCGTAACGCCCCCCTGCACGCGCCCCCGTCTGAACACTACACCATAGTCTTCAACACCTTCGTCATGATGCAGCTGTTCAATGAGATAAATGCCCGCAAGATCCACGGCGAGAGGAATGTCTTTGATGGCATCTTTAACAACCTCATCTTCTGCTCAATCGTGCTGGGAACGTTCATCATCCAG ATCGTCATCATCCAGTTTGGGGGGAAGCCCTTCAGCTGCGTGGGACTGTCCATCGACCAGTGGCTCTGGTGTGTCTTCCTAGGGATGGGCTGTCTGCTCTGGGGCCAG GTCATCTCCACCATCCCCACGAGCCGCCTCAAGTTCCTGAAGACGGCGGGCCACGGCACGCAGAAGGAGGAGATCCCggatgaggagctggaggacATGGACGACCTGGACGAGATTGACCATGCGGAGCGGGAGCTGCGGCATGGCCAGATCCTCTGGTTCAGGGGCCTCAACCGGATCCAGACTCAG ATGGATGTAGTCAGTGCTTTCCAGAGTGGAACTTCCTTTCAGGGGGCTCTAAGGCGCCAGCCCTCCAGCGCCAGCCAACAACACGAT ATCCGGGTGGTGAACGCCTTCCGCAGCTCCCTGTCACCGTATGAGGGGCTGGAGAAGCCGGAATCCCGGAGCTCCATCCACAACTTCATGACCCACCCGGAGTTCCGGATTGAGGACTCGGAACCTCACATTCCCCTGATCGATGACACTGACGCCGAGGATGACGCCCCCACAAAGCGCAACTCCTCATTGCCACGCAACTCGCCTCCGCACAACTCATCACCGCCACACGATTCGACCCTGCACAACTCATCCCCGCATGACTCAGCCCCCCGTGATCAAACCCCTCATGACTCAACCCCGCATGATTCAGCTGCTCACAATTTGTCCCCGCACGACTCAGCCCCACAGAACTCAGCCCTGCATGATGCATCCCCTCATGATTCAACCCTGCGTGACTCGGCTGCTCACAAGTCATCCCTGCACGACTCGGCCCCACACAATTCATCCCCACACAACTCCGTGCCCCCTTCTCCTTCCTCACCTAACAAGAACAATAACGCTGTGGACACCAGTGGCATCCACCTCTTCCTGGACATCAAATGTGTCCCTGCAGCAGCTCCGGGGAGCCGCCTGCACAGCCTGGAGACGTCCCTCTGA